One part of the Kryptolebias marmoratus isolate JLee-2015 linkage group LG2, ASM164957v2, whole genome shotgun sequence genome encodes these proteins:
- the mlnr gene encoding growth hormone secretagogue receptor type 1 — MLSVSSGCCEGGVSFLYLSAQLSRTLSTRAASVTAGDSPAAAPRLPVSPAAHRDPTPTGRKKSFKRLDHPVEFSSEFGMPWARPQVDPHACEAEAMDQYNVDDHHYEGSLFPASTLIPVTVICIIIFIVGVTGNTMTILIIQHFKDMKTTTNLYLSSMAVSDLIIFLCLPFDLYRLWKYVPWLFGEAVCRFYHYIFEGCTSATILHITALSIERYLAISFPLRSKVMVTRRRVQYIIFALWGFALVSAAPTLFLVGVEYDNETHPDFNTGQCKHTSYAISSGQLHIMLWVSTTYFFCPMLCLIFLYGSIGCKLWKSKNDLQGPCALARERSHRQTVKILVVVVLAFIICWLPYHIGRNLFAQVDDYKTAMLSQNFNMASMVLCYLSASINPVVYNLMSRKYRAAAKRLFLLHQRPRQVLRGQRQLCVIDRISNLNESLTGV, encoded by the exons ATGCTCTCCGTCTCCTCAGGGTGCTGCGAAGGAGGTGTCTCCTTTCTTTAtctctcagctcagctcagtaGGACTCTGAGCACCAGGGCAGCTTCTGTCACTGCTGGTGattctcctgctgctgctccccgTCTCCCCGTCTCCCCGGCTGCTCACAGAGACCCGACCCCGACGGGGagaaagaaaagtttcaaaagGCTGGACCATCCAGTTGAATTTTCCAG TGAGTTTGGAATGCCCTGGGCCAGACCCCAGGTGGACCCTCATGCTTGTGAAGCAGAGGCCATGGATCAGTACAACGTGGACGACCACCACTACGAGGGCTCCCTGTTCCCCGCCTCCACCCTCATCCCCGTCACCGTCATCtgcatcatcatcttcatcgtcGGGGTGACGGGCAACACCATGACCATCCTCATCATCCAGCACTTCAAGGACATGAAGACCACCACCAACCTGTACCTGTCCAGCATGGCGGTGTCCGACCTCATCATCTTCCTCTGCCTGCCCTTTGACCTCTACCGCCTGTGGAAGTACGTGCCCTGGCTCTTCGGAGAGGCGGTGTGTCGCTTCTACCACTACATCTTCGAGGGCTGCACCTCGGCCACCATCCTCCACATCACGGCCCTGAGCATCGAGCGCTACCTGGCCATCAGCTTCCCCCTCCGGAGCAAGGTGATGGTGACCCGACGCCGCGTCCAGTACATCATCTTCGCCCTGTGGGGCTTCGCCCTGGTCTCTGCGGCCCCCACGCTCTTCCTGGTCGGGGTGGAGTACGACAACGAGACGCACCCCGACTTCAACACGGGGCAGTGCAAACACACCAGCTACGCCATCAGCTCCGGGCAGCTGCACATCATGCTCTGGGTGTCCACCACGTACTTCTTCTGCCCGATGCTCTGCCTCATCTTCCTCTACGGCTCCATCGGGTGCAAGCTGTGGAAAAGTAAGAATGACCTGCAGGGCCCGTGTGCTCTGGCCCGAGAGAGGTCCCACAGGCAGACAGTCAAGATCCTGG tggtggtggtgttggCCTTCATCATCTGCTGGCTGCCCTACCACATCGGCAGAAACCTCTTTGCCCAGGTGGACGACTACAAGACGGCCATGCTGAGCCAGAACTTCAACATGGCCTCCATGGTGCTCTGCTACCTCAGCGCCTCCATCAACCCGGTGGTGTACAACCTCATGTCTCGGAAGTACAGGGCCGCAGCCAAGCGCCTCTTCCTGCTCCACCAGCGCCCCCGGCAGGTCCTCCGTGGTCAGAGACAGCTCTGCGTGATCGACCGCATCTCCAACCTGAATGAGAGCCTGACTGGGGTCTGA